The following coding sequences lie in one Saccopteryx bilineata isolate mSacBil1 chromosome X, mSacBil1_pri_phased_curated, whole genome shotgun sequence genomic window:
- the MED12 gene encoding mediator of RNA polymerase II transcription subunit 12 isoform X6, giving the protein MAAFGILSYEHRPLKRPRLGPPDVYPQDPKQKEDELTALNVKQGFNNQPAVSGDEHGTAKNVNFNPAKISSNFSSIIAEKLRCNTLPDTGRRKPQVNQKDNFWLVTPRSQSAINTWFTDLAGTKPLTQLAKKVPIFNKKEEVFGYLAKYTVPVMRAAWLIKMTCAYYAAINETKAKKRQVVDPFTEWTQIITKYLWEQLQKMAEYYRPGPAGGGGCGSTIGPLPHDVEVAIRQWDYNEKLAMFMFQDGMLDRHEFLTWVLECFEKIRPGEDELLKLLLPLLLRYSGEFVQSAYLSRRLAYFCTRRLALQLDGMSSHSAHVMSAQSTGTLPTTPAPQPPTSNAPSTPFSDLLMCPQHRPLVFGLSCILQTILLCCPSALVWHYSLTDSRIKTGSPLDHLPIAPSNLPMPEGNSAFTQQVRAKLREIEQQIKERGQAVEVRWSFDKCQEATAGFTIGRVLHTLEVLDSHSFERSDFSNSLDSLCNRIFGLGPSKDGHEISSDDDAVVSLLCEWAVSCKRSGRHRAMVVAKLLEKRQAEIEAERCGESEVADEKGSIASGSLSASSAPIFQDVLLQFLDTQAPMLTDPRSESERVEFFNLVLLFCELIRHDVFSHNMYTCTLISRGDLAFGAPGPRPPSPFDDPADDSERKEAEGSSSSKLEDPGLSESIDIDPSSSVLFEDMEKPDFSLFSPTMPCEGKGSPSPEKADVEKEVKPPAKEKIEGTLGVLYEQPRHVQYATHFPIPQEESCSHECNQRLVVLFGVGKQRDDARHAIKKITKDILKVLNRKGTAETDQLAPIVPLNPGDLTFLGGEDGQKRRRSRPEAFPTAEDIFAKFQHLSHYDQHQVTAQVSRNVLEQITSFALGMSYHLPLVQHVQFIFDLMEYSLSISGLIDFAIQLLNELSVVEAELLLKSSDLVGSYTTSLCLCIVAVLRHYHACLILNQDQMAQVFEGLCGVVKHGMNRSDGSSAERCILAYLYDLYTSCSHLKIKFGELFSDFCSKVKNTIYCNVEPSESNMRWAPEFMIDTLENPAAHTFTYMGLGKSLSENPANRYSFVCNALMHVCVGHHDPDRVNDIAILCAELTGYCKSLSAEWLGVLKALCCSSNNGTCGFNDLLCNVDVSDLSFHDSLATFVAILIARQCLLLEDLIRCAAIPSLLNAACSEQDSEPGARLTCRILLHLFKTPQLNPCQSDGNKPAVGIRSSCDRHLLAASQNRIVDGAVFAVLKAVFVLGDAELKGSGFTVTGGTEELAEEEGGGVSGGRRQGGRSVSVETASLDVYAKYVLRSICQQEWVGERCLKSLCEDSNDLQDPVLSSAQAQRLMQLICYPHRVLDSEDGENPQRQRIKRILQNLDQWTMRQSSLELQLMIKQTPNNEMNSLLENIAKATIEVFQQSAETGSSSGNTASNMASSNKTKPVLSSLERSGVWLVAPLIAKLPTSVQGHVLKAAGEELEKGQHLGSSSRKERDRQKQKSMSLLSQQPFLSLVLTCLKGQDEQREGLLTSLYSQVHQIVNNWRDDQYLDDCKPKQLMHEALKLRLNLVGGMFDTVQRSTQQTTEWAVLLLEIIISGTVDMQSNNELFTTVLDMLSVLINGTLAADMSSISQGSMEENKRAYMNLVKKLQKELGERQSDSLEKVYQLLPLPKPTRDVITCEPQGSLIDTKGNKIAGFDSIFKKEGLQVSTKQKISPWDLFEGLKPSAPLSWGWFGTVRVDRRVARGEEQQRLLLYHTHLRPRPRAYYLEPLPLPPEDEEPPAPTLLEPEKKPPEPPKTDKPGAAPASTEERKKKSTKGKKRSQPAAKTEEYGMGPGRSGPYGVTVPPDLLHHTNPGSITHVSYRQGPIGLYTQNQPLPAGGPRVDPYRPVRLPMQKLPARPPYPAVLPTAMTGVMGLEPSSYKPSMYRQQQPAVPQGQRLRQQLQQSQGMLGQSSVHQMTPSSSYGLQTSQGYTPYVSHVGLQQHAGPTGTVVPPSYSSQPYQSAHPSTNPTLVDPTRHLQQRPSGYVHQQAPSYGHGLTSTQRFSHQTLQQTSMIGSLTPLGAQGVQAAVRSAAILPEQQQQQQQQQQQQQQQQQQQQQQQQQQQQYHIRQQQQQQQQILRQQQQQQQQQPPPPQQAHQQPQQQPPPQPQQQQAAPPQPQPQSQPQFQRQGLQQTQQQQQTAALVRQLQQQLSNTQPQPSTNIFGRY; this is encoded by the exons ATGGCGGCTTTCGGGATCTTGAGCTACGAACACCGGCCCTTGAAGCGGCCGAGGCTGGGGCCTCCCGATGTGTACCCTCAAGACCCCAAACAGAAGGAG GATGAGCTGACGGCCTTGAATGTGAAACAAGGTTTCAATAACCAGCCGGCTGTCTCTGGGGATGAACATGGCACTGCCAAGAATGTCAACTTCAATCCTGCCAAG ATCAGTTCCAACTTCAGCAGCATTATTGCAGAGAAGTTACGTTGTAACACCCTCCCTGACACTGGTCGCAGGAAGCCCCAAGTGAACCAGAAGGACAACTTCTGGCTGGTGACTCCACGATCCCAGAGTGCCATTAACACCTGGTTCACTGACCTGGCTGGCACTAAGCCACTCACACAACTAGCCAAGAAG GTCCCCATTTTCAATAAGAAGGAAGAAGTGTTTGGGTACTTAGCCAAATACACAGTGCCTGTGATGAGGGCTGCCTGGCTCATTAAGATGACCTGTGCCTACTATGCAGCAATCAATGAGACCAAGGCTAAGAAGAGACAGGTCGTTGACCCCTTCACAG AGTGGACTCAGATCATCACCAAGTACTTATGGGAGCAGCTGCAAAAGATGGCTGAAtactaccggccagggcctgcgggCGGTGGGGGCTGCGGTTCCACTATAGGGCCCTTGCCCCATGATGTAGAGGTGGCAATACGACAGTGGGACTACAATGAGAAGCTGGCCATGTTCATGTTTCAG GACGGAATGCTGGATAGACACGAGTTCCTGACCTGGGTACTTGAGTGTTTTGAGAAAATCCGCCCTGGAGAAGATGAATTGCTTAaactgctgctgcccctgctgctTCGA TACTCTGGGGAATTCGTTCAGTCTGCATACCTCTCCCGCCGCCTTGCCTACTTCTGTACCCGAAGACTGGCCCTGCAGCTGGATGGCATGAGCAGTCACTCAGCTCACGTTATGTCTGCCCAGTCGACAGGCACACTGCCCACCACCCCTGCTCCTCAGCCCCCAACTAGCAACGCACCCTCTACACCCTTTAGTGACCTGCTTATGTGCCCTCAGCACCGGCCCCTGGTTTTTGGCCTCAGCTGTATCCTTCAA ACCATCCTCCTGTGTTGTCCTAGTGCCCTGGTTTGGCACTACTCGCTGACTGATAGCCGAATTAAGACTGGATCACCACTTGACCACCTGCCTATTGCCCCCTCCAACCTGCCCATGCCAGAGGGCAACAGTGCCTTCACTCAACAG GTCCGTGCAAAGTTACGGGAGATCGAGCAGCAGATCAAGGAGCGCGGACAGGCAGTTGAGGTCCGCTGGTCTTTTGATAAGTGTCAGGAAGCTACTGCAG GCTTCACTATTGGACGGGTGCTCCACACTCTGGAAGTGCTGGACAGCCATAGTTTTGAGCGCTCTGACTTCAGCAACTCTCTTGACTCCCTTTGTAACCGAATCTTTGGCTTGGGGCCTAGCAAGGATGGCCATGAG ATCTCCTCAGATGACGATGCCGTGGTCTCTCTGCTGTGTGAATGGGCTGTCAGCTGCAAGCGGTCCGGCCGGCACCGCGCCATGGTGGTGGCCAAGCTCCTGGAGAAGAGGCAGGCGGAGATCGAAGCTGAG CGCTGTGGAGAATCGGAAGTCGCAGACGAGAAAGGTTCCATCGCCTCTGGCTCCCTTTCTGCTTCCAGTGCTCCCATTTTCCAGGACGTCCTCCTTCAGTTTCTGGATACACAGGCTCCCATGCTGA cGGACCCCCGAAGTGAGAGCGAGCGGGTGGAATTCTTTAACTTGGTACTGCTGTTCTGTGAACTGATTCGACATGATGTTTTCTCCCACAACATGTATACTTGCACCCTCATCTCCCGAGGGGACCTTGCCTTTGGAGCCCCTGGGCCACGGCCTCCCTCTCCCTTTGACGACCCTGCTGATGACTCCGAGCGCAAAGAGGCTGAGGGCAGCAGCAGTAGCAAGCTGGAG GATCCAGGGCTCTCGGAGTCTATCGACATCGACCCGAGTTCCAGCGTGCTCTTTGAGGACATGGAGAAGCCTGATTTCTCA TTGTTCTCCCCAACCATGCCCTGTGAGGGGAAGGGCAGCCCTTCCCCCGAGAAAGCAGACGTTGAGAAGGAGGTGAAGCCACCAGCCAAGGAGAAGATAGAAGGAACTCTCGGGGTTCTTTACGAGCAGCCGCGGCATGTGCAATATGCCACCCACTTTCCGATACCGCAG GAGGAGTCCTGCAGCCATGAGTGCAACCAGCGCTTGGTCGTACTGTTTGGGGTGGGAAAGCAGCGAGATGATGCCCGCCATGCCATCAAGAAAATCACCAAGGATATTCTGAAGGTTCTGAACCGCAAGGGGACAGCGGAAACTG ACCAGCTTGCTCCTATTGTGCCTCTGAATCCTGGAGACCTGACATTCTTAG GTGGGGAGGATGGGCAGAAGCGGAGGCGCAGCCGGCCTGAAGCCTTCCCCACAGCCGAAGATATCTTCGCTAAGTTCCAGCACCTTTCACATTATGACCAACACCAGGTCACTGCTCAG GTCTCCCGGAATGTTCTGGAGCAGATCACAAGCTTTGCCCTTGGCATGTCGTACCACCTGCCCCTGGTGCAGCACGTGCAGTTCATCTTTGACCTCATGGAATACTCGCTCAGCATCAGTGGCCTCATCGACTTTGCCATTCAG CTGCTGAATGAGCTGAGTGTCGTCGAGGCCGAGCTGCTTCTCAAATCCTCCGACTTGGTGGGCAGCTACACGACCAGCCTGTGCCTGTGCATCGTGGCTGTCCTGCGGCACTATCATGCCTGCCTCATCCTCAACCAGGACCAGATGGCACAGGTCTTCGAGGG GCTGTGTGGCGTAGTGAAACACGGGATGAACCGGTCAGATGGCTCCTCCGCCGAGCGTTGTATCCTAGCTTATCTCTATGATCTGTACACCTCCTGTAGCCATTTAAAGATCAAATTTGGGGAGCTTTTCAG CGACTTCTGCTCCAAGGTCAAGAACACCATCTATTGCAACGTGGAGCCATCAGAATCCAATATGCGCTGGGCACCTGAATTCATGATCGACACTCTGGAGAACCCTGCCGCTCACACCTTCACCTACATGGGGCTAGGCAAGAGTCTTAGTGAGAACCCTGCTAACCGCTACAGCTTTGTCTGCAATGCCCTTATGCACGTCTGTGTGGGGCACCATGATCCCGATAG GGTTAATGACATCGCAATCCTGTGCGCTGAGCTGACTGGCTATTGCAAGTCACTGAGTGCGGAATGGCTGGGAGTACTGAAGGCCTTGTGCTGCTCCTCTAACAATGGCACTTGTGGTTTCAACGACCTCCTCTGCAATGTGGAT GTCAGTGACCTGTCTTTTCATGACTCCCTGGCCACTTTTGTCGCCATCCTTATCGCTCGGCAGTGTTTGCTTCTTGAGGATCTGATTCGCTGTGCTGCTATCCCGTCACTCCTTAATGCTG CGTGCAGTGAACAGGACTCTGAGCCAGGGGCCCGGCTTACCTGCCGCATCCTCCTCCATCTTTTCAAGACACCTCAGCTCAATCCTTGCCAGTCCGATGGCA ACAAGCCTGCTGTAGGAATCCGCTCCTCCTGTGACCGCCACCTGCTGGCTGCCTCTCAGAACCGCATCGTGGATGGAGCTGTGTTTGCTGTTCTCAAGGCTGTGTTTGTACTTG GGGACGCGGAACTGAAGGGCTCAGGCTTCACTGTGACAGGAGGAACggaagaacttgcagaggaggagggaggaggtgtcAGCGGCGGTCGGAGGCAGGGTGGCCGCAGCGTCTCTGTGGAGACAGCCAGTCTGGATGTCTATGCCAAGTACGTGCTGCGCAGCATCTGCCAACAG GAATGGGTAGGAGAGCGTTGCCTCAAGTCGCTGTGTGAGGACAGCAATGACCTACAAGACCCAGTGCTGAGTAGTGCCCAGGCCCAGCGGCTCATGCAGCTCATCTGCTACCCACACCGTGTGCTGGACAGCGAGGACGGGGAGAACCCGCAGCGCCAGCGCATTAAGCGTATTCTCCAG AACCTGGACCAGTGGACCATGCGCCAGTCTTCCCTGGAACTGCAGCTCATGATCAAGCAGACCCCCAACAAT GAGATGAACTCCCTGTTAGAAAACATTGCCAAGGCCACAATCGAGGTTTTCCAACAGTCAGCCGAGACAGGGTCGTCTTCGGGAAACACTGCGAGCAACATGGCCAGCAGCAACAAGACCAAGCCCGTGCTCAG CTCTCTAGAGCGCTCCGGTGTCTGGCTGGTGGCCCCTCTCATTGCTAAACTGCCCACCTCTGTCCAGGGGCACGTGCTAAAGGCtgcaggggaggagctggagaagGGCCAGCACTTGGGTTCTTCTTCCCGCAAAGAACGTGACCGGCAAAAGCAAAAGAG CATGTCCCTCTTGAGCCAGCAGCCCTTCTTATCACTGGTGCTGACATGTCTGAAAGGACAGGATGAGCAGCGCGAGGGCCTCCTCACCTCCCTCTATAGCCAGGTGCACCAG ATTGTGAATAATTGGCGAGATGACCAGTACTTAGATGATTGCAAACCAAAGCAGCTAATGCATGAGGCTCTTAAACTGCGGCTCAATCTG GTGGGCGGCATGTTTGACACGGTGCAGCGCAGCACGCAGCAGACCACGGAGTGGGCGGTGCTCCTCCTCGAGATCATCATTAGCGGCACCGTGGACATGCAGTCCAACAA CGAGCTCTTCACTACTGTGTTGGACATGCTGAGTGTGCTCATCAACGGGACGCTGGCCGCAGACATGTCCAGCATCTCTCAAGGCAGCATGGAGGAGAACAAACGTGCGTACATGAACCTGGTGAAGAAGCTGCAG AAGGAGTTGGGGGAACGCCAGTCAGACAGTCTGGAAAAGGTTTACCAGCTGCTGCCACTGCCCAAGCCGACCCGTGATGTCATCACCTGCGAACCACAGGGCTCCCTTATTGACACCAAGGGCAACAAGATTGCTGGCTTTGACTCCATCTTCAAGAAGGAG GGTCTACAGGTTTCCACCAAACAAAAGATCTCTCCCTGGGATCTTTTTGAGGGCTTGAAGCCGTCAGCGCCCCTGTCTTGGGGCTGGTTTGGAACAGTCCGGGTAGACCGGCGGGTGGCCCGAGGCGAGGAGCAGCAGCGCCTGCTGCTCTACCACACACACCTGAGGCCCCGGCCCCGGGCTTATTATCTGGAGCCCCTGCCACTGCCGCCAGAGGATGAGGAGCCCCCTGCTCCCACCCTGCTGGAGCCTGAGAAAAAGCCTCCAGAGCCCCCCAAAACGGACAAACCTGGGGCCGCACCAGCCAGTACTGAGGAGCGCAAGAAGAAGTCCACCAAGGGCAAGAAACGCAGCCAGCCGGCCGCCAAGACAGAG GAGTACGGAATGGGCCCAGGCCGGAGCGGCCCCTACGGTGTGACGGTGCCTCCAGACCTCCTGCACCACACTAACCCTGGTTCTATAACGCACGTTAGCTACAGGCAGGGCCCCATAGGCCTCTACACCCAGAACCAGCCACTCCCTGCAG GCGGCCCTCGTGTGGACCCATACCGCCCTGTGAGGTTACCCATGCAGAAGCTGCCGGCTCGACCACCCTACCCTGCAGTGCTGCCCACAGCCATGACCGGGGTCATGGGCCTGGAACCCTCTTCCTACAAGCCCTCCATGTACCGCCAGCAGCAGCCTGCTGTGCCCCAAGGCCAGCGCCTCCGCCAACAGCTCCAG cAGAGTCAGGGGATGCTGGGCCAGTCATCTGTCCACCAGATGACTCCCAGCTCTTCGTACGGCTTGCAGACCTCCCAG GGCTATACTCCTTACGTTTCTCACGTGGGATTGCAGCAGCACGCAGGCCCCACAGGTACCGTGGTGCCTCCCAGCTACTCCAGCCAGCCTTATCAGAGCGCCCACCCTTCTACCAATCCTACTCTTGTAGATCCCACTCGTCACCTGCAGCAGCGGCCCAGTGGCTATGTACACCAGCAGGCCCCATCCTACGGACACGGACTGACCTCCACTCAAAG GTTTTCACATCAGACCCTGCAGCAGACATCCATGATAGGCAGCCTGACCCCGCTGGGCGCTCAGGGGGTCCAGGCTGCAGTCCGGTCAGCTGCCATCCTgcctgagcagcagcagcagcagcaacagcagcagcagcagcagcagcaacagcagcagcagcaacagcagcagcaacaacaacaacaacaataccacattcggcagcagcagcagcaacagcagcagatcCTGCGG caacagcagcagcagcagcagcagcagccgccgccACCGCAGCAAGCACACCAGCAGCCGCAGCAGCAGCCGCCACCGCAGCCGCAGCAGCAGCAAGcggcccctccccagccccagccccagtcccagccccag TTCCAGcgccaggggctccagcagacccaGCAACAGCAGCAGACAGCAGCTTTGGTGCGGCAGCTCCAACAGCAGCTCTCCA ATACGCAGCCCCAGCCCAGTACCAACATATTTGGACGCTACTGA